One part of the Lytechinus pictus isolate F3 Inbred chromosome 3, Lp3.0, whole genome shotgun sequence genome encodes these proteins:
- the LOC129255713 gene encoding extracellular serine proteinase-like, with protein MISFNSDQLAAESSIHRLECCMVDVHNWLTYHSLKLNPAKCEFLLFGSKATLWISLLHFIIFAKRDRVTAKALVLLIDSNLTQSILIKMTQICLALLLLVSTTFAKEVVLLKAAEPIAGSYIIKLKSHVDVESITSTIRLAGGRVDHSYKRLFKGFSARLSDDLLKMVRLMPGVEYVEEDGVVRAMDVGCWGLDRVDQRNLPLDNSYAPSASGNGVVVYVIDTGVNQNHDDFEGRAVHAWTYPGGTADDCQGHGTHCAGIVGSSTYGVAKEVTIKGVKVLNCYGSGSYSTMIAGIDWVATDAIGSDAVASMSIGGGASATLDEAIRTLVDSGVPTVVAAGNSNSDACNYSPGREPSAITVGASTQTDTIRSSSNYGSCVDIFAPGSEIKSTWYTSNDATAVLSGSSMACPHVAGALALNGRSRTDLLESATSDVLLDVPSGTPNKLLYVQ; from the exons ATGATTTCCTTTAATTCGGATCAACTAGCTGCAGAAAGTTCCATCCATCGTCTTGAATGTTGCATGGTTGATGTTCACAATTGGCTGACTTATCACTCTCTTAAGTTGAATCCAGCCAAATgtgaatttcttctttttggctCCAAG GCTACACTATGGATAAGTcttcttcatttcatcatcTTCGCTAAAAGGGATCGAGTCACTGCAAAAGCTCTCGTCCTTCTAATTGATTCTAACTTGACG CAAAGTATATTAATCAAGATGACCCAGATTTGTCTTGCTCTACTTCTACTCGTCTCGACAACCTTTGCCAAAGAAGTTGTATTGTTAAAAGCCGCTGAGCCGATTGCTGGTAGCTACATAATAAAACTCAAG AGTCATGTCGACGTCGAATCTATTACATCTACCATTAGACTTGCCGGTGGTCGTGTGGACCATAGTTATAAAAGACTCTTTAAAGGTTTCTCGGCTCGTCTTTCTGATGATCTACTGAAGATG GTCCGTTTGATGCCTGGTGTAGAGTACGTGGAAGAAGATGGGGTGGTTCGAGCCATGGATGTAGGCTGCTGGGGTTTGGATAGAGTAGATCAACGAAACTTGCCCCTCGACAATAGCTACGCCCCTTCTG CCAGTGGGAATGGAGTTGTTGTGTACGTAATCGATACAGGGGTAAACCAGAACCACGATGACTTCGAAGGTCGTGCAGTCCATGCCTGGACATACCCAGGCGGCACAGCT GATGATTGTCAAGGTCATGGCACCCATTGTGCAGGCATCGTCGGCTCCTCAACGTATGGCGTGGCAAAGGAGGTCACGATCAAAGGGGTCAAGGTACTGAATTGCTACGGGAGTGGTTCATACTCAACTATGATTGCAG GTATTGATTGGGTAGCTACGGATGCCATTGGAAGTGATGCGGTAGCCTCCATGTCTATAGGAGGAGGGGCCTCTGCTACTCTTGATGAGGCTATAAGAACACTGGTGGACAGTGGTGTACCCACAGTGGTAGCCGCTGGAAACAGCAATAGCGACGCTTGTAATTACTCACCCGGCAGAGAACCTTCG GCGATAACAGTTGGTGCATCGACACAGACAGACACAATACGTAGTTCGTCAAACTATGGATCATGTGTGGATATCTTCGCCCCTGGGAGTGAAATCAAATCAACTTGGTATACCAGCAACGATGCTACTGCTGTACTCAGTGGATCCTCAATGGCATGTCCTCATGTGGCAG GTGCCCTAGCTCTAAACGGCCGTAGTCGAACCGACCTTCTGGAGTCCGCTACCAGCGATGTACTCCTGGACGTCCCTTCAGGCACACCCAACAAGCTCCTTTACGTCCAGTAA